GTAAGTAAGCTTGGTAACCAGCTCTTGACAGCATAGTGCATGCTAAATATGAGTTTTGTAAtgcttggtcatgatggtcaccCAGCTTTATGATTTTGCCACAGAACCCATTGTTAACAACCTATACTGAACAACATCACAGCTCAACATAAACCATACAGTAACTGTTGTCACGATTGATATAGAAAATATTAGTTATATTAGTTATTTCACAGTAATATGATGGATACCGTATTttcatagtaaaaaaatatatattgttacatattgttacatttttggcAGTAATTAACAGTGAAGGATATAGCGGTCCAgtgcattttaaaacattttctattaaaagaggtataaatgtatttgttaaatatATTCAAATTCTGACAGTAATAAAAACAAAGGATATAATATTTCAGTGCATTTTAGTTTAAGCACCATTCTGGAGAAGTTGTGTACAAAAATGTTAAACTTTTTAGAAAATGTTTAATTCCCGTTAATGGATAAAAGGTATAACGATTTTGTgccttgttcttttttttgttgtgcaAAGTGGTTCATGTAATTTTGAATTAGCCACATTAATAAACAGACACCCAGGCAGGTGTAATAGtaaatattaaagtaataaaGGGGTAAATACACTGATTTGGTACAAAAAAATAGCACTGGTGTTAATATTGTAAATATGAACAGTGCATTAATCCTGCCTGATGAATGCTGGGGATTTTATTAATCCCATGCAAATTTAAATGTGACATCTTTCATCTTGTCCTTGTAAACAGCATCAAATTGCTCTGTTTGGACCTCAGTGAAAAGGTTTTTCCAGTCACCAGCAACTCctgtcaaaacacacaaaacattataGCTTTAGGAAGAGTCCgaattttaaagcagcagtttctgataattgtttttaaaaagctgaaaGCAGAAGTATTCCTAAAATAACAGGGGCCAAAATATTACAACTTATGACACCAGTGTCCTGGCATTACCATCCCTGCAATGTCTAACATATTCATTTTACAAATAGAGAGGTCCGGTAGGTTTGTTAATAtaattgctctctacattttgacagtatttcataaatgaacaaaatgaacaaaacaatatacttaaaaacacagaatttcacacaacaatatatttacatacattccACATGTtctttgaaatgacacattatcACCAGAGagatctctaaatccccaaatcacaAACACTTACAGGCTGTTGCTTTAAAGATCTGTAATCTTTTCCTAtgtcatctactgtactgtatatttactggATTCTCAGACATTTACCTTTCCTGAGGAACTCAGATTTCTTCTGATCCATGAACTCTGATGGAACCAGAGAAAAGTTGGACATCTGATTCTGCTTCATGCTTTTGAACTCGCAGTTCTCCGCTATTTTCCCCACCACCTCTGGACTCAGGGACTTTCCAAGGAACTGGGCGATTCTCGACACAGAACCTTTCAAATCCTGCAGTGTATCAAATAACAGAAGCATACCACAGTCTCAGACATGCTCCTTCTTGCTTTATACATCTGATTAATGAACCATTCTGATATTCAACAGTGAGCCGGAACATTATGACATGCCTAGATGAAATAAATAACAGTGAGTGAACATAGTTCAGTTTTCTTTAACCGATGCGATGAATGCAGGAGGAATTTTCAGGCTTAAATTGACAAGGACAAACCACAGACATGGTGCTGGATTCCAAAGGGCTCGTAAATATATGAGATTAATAAGGTCCAATCTGTCTGGTTTGAAATGACAGAAATGCTACTGTGGCACTGGTCACAAATACACTATATGACTCAAAATATTGTTACTCCTGCTTTttcaaattaatgattataaaaaaagagtttattctgcttatGTTGGAGTAATTGCCTGTACTGTCCAGAAAATGCTGAGAATAAAGATGTTGGATGACCACCATCTCACCTCATCCACAACTCCTCCCAAAAGTGTTGGGTGGATCaacattattccagagaacacagtcctactccactgatccacagctaTATTTCTCTGCTCAAGAGAGTCCTATTCACCTCACAATACACCTGTACTCTAttacacaagctgtgtgtgtgtgtaacatttGTACATCTATGTCTGGATGCATTCATTAGGaggggtgttcacaaacatttggacaaatagTGTATATTAATGATGCTTACAGGAGAAATGTATTCAAACACACAGTCACTTTCATGTTCCActtcttttttcagtgtatgtacAATGTGCAATACGTACTAACCTGTATCATTTCTTCATAGGCAATATAGAAAATGTTGTCCTCGTCTTTAACATTCAGCCAACTCTTCACGTGGTCAAACCATGAACCAAACATGACTGTGGACAGGGAGaatgtaaatattaattaaagcattgataaaaaaaaatggtatccTAAAGCAGTTCCAAACCACAGATAGGCCTGTCGTGATATGATTTGTTTTGGTATGTCATGTCTATATATTATTTGATAATGCAATTATCTGTACTATGACAGACCTACCCAcagattaaatgtgttttttgtttgtttgcactgCAGTGATTTAATACTGCAATAATGTTATCACATCACAAATTATATTACAGATATACTGGACTAAACATCAGTGGAAAATAATACTAATTTAAGCATGATAGCAGAGTTTAACCAGCTTAACTGGTATGAGTGTTAAACATGAAAGTGTAACAGTATTAGAGCCGGTACTTTGTACTTTAATCTTTAAGGCTTGATAATGAGGAGATAGAAAGGGCAGTCCAAGAACTATAGCTCACAATTAGCCTCGGTGGTTAAACTGACATATAATTTAAAGATGTGAAAGAAAGCCCTACTTTTCCCATTCAGAAACTTTTCCAGGAACTCGTCAGCAGTGCCTGGATTCACCAGGTAGGAAGCCATCCCATAGTAGTGGAAGGAAGATGTGAACACATCCTTGGGGTTTCGCAATACGTAAATAAcctgaaaaatataaatactataatCTATAACTATACTCTATAATCACTACTCATTTTCTCTTCACGATATCTGTcacatattgtattgtatacaataatttattttattattatttaaaacaatccataacctaataaaagtatttttctgatattaaagcaATACATTTGTTTTGCTAATTGCTGTGAA
This genomic stretch from Astyanax mexicanus isolate ESR-SI-001 chromosome 15, AstMex3_surface, whole genome shotgun sequence harbors:
- the sult2st2 gene encoding sulfotransferase family 2, cytosolic sulfotransferase 2, translating into MTEAELYDVYQGVYVPKHLHPPESLQYYENFTFRPDDVLIVTYPKSGTTWLQEIVPLVLSAGDLSAVQTVPNWDRVPWLEEHRALVLNLEQRPSPRAFATHFHRGMMNQSYNKVKPKVIYVLRNPKDVFTSSFHYYGMASYLVNPGTADEFLEKFLNGKIMFGSWFDHVKSWLNVKDEDNIFYIAYEEMIQDLKGSVSRIAQFLGKSLSPEVVGKIAENCEFKSMKQNQMSNFSLVPSEFMDQKKSEFLRKGVAGDWKNLFTEVQTEQFDAVYKDKMKDVTFKFAWD